TTCCCGTTCATATGGTTGAAACCATTAATAAATTAATCCGTGTGCAGCGTCAATTACTGCAAGATTTAGGCAGAGAACCAACACCTGAAGAAATTGCGGAAGATATGGATTTAACACCTGAAAAAGTACGCGAAATCTTAAAGATCGCACAAGAGCCGGTATCGCTGGAAACACCGATCGGTGAAGAGGATGACTCACATCTTGGTGATTTTATTGAAGACCAAGAAGCAACTTCACCTTCAGACCATGCCGCATATGAGCTGTTGAAAGAGCAGCTGGAAGATGTGCTTGATACGTTAACTGATCGTGAAGAAAATGTATTGCGTCTTCGATTCGGTCTTGATGACGGCCGTACAAGAACATTAGAAGAGGTCGGCAAGGTATTTGGAGTAACGAGAGAGCGTATTCGACAAATCGAAGCTAAAGCGTTGCGGAAACTAAGACATCCTAGCAGAAGTAAACGTTTGAAAGATTTCCTCGAATAAGATGGAACGGGTCTTGCAGATCCGTTCTTTTTTTATCAAAAAGATATATGGATAATATGCCTTTATTTTACTGAAAATTGATGTCATTTGCAAATGAACATTGTGAGGAAAAAATTCAAAATATGAATCCATATTTTCTATTGTAAGCGTATACAATAAATTATACAATAGAATAAAAAGGATATCAGAGAAATAGACATGCTTCTATTTAATTTTGTATAAAGTGTGAATTAAAAACTTTTGCAGAGCAATCCATTTACTTTTTGTTAAAATAAGTTAGAATTAGAAGTGTTTACATAGGGGAAGGAACAAAAAGGGGGAAGGGAAATGAAATGGAATCCGCTTATTCCATTTTTACTGATCGCTGTTTTAGGTATTGGTCTGACTTTCTTTTTAGCAGTAAAAGGGCTTGATGATTCCAGAGAGATTGCAAGCGGAGGAGAAAGCAAATCTGCTGAAAAAGAACATGCAAACGCTTCACCTGAGGATATTTACAAGGCAAACTGTATCACGTGCCACGGTGAAAATTATGAAGGTGTTTCAGGCCCGAGCTTAAAAGGGATAGGCGATAAGAAAGATGTCGCTGAGATAAAAACCAAGATCGAAAAAGGCGGTAACGGAATGCCATCCGGTCTTGTTCCGCCCGATAAGCTGGATGATATGGCAGAGTGGGTATCTAAAATTAAATAAAAGATCTATTTTTCTCCTTATAGTTCTCAGGCCGCCGAGATGTTCTCGACAGCCTTTTATTTTTTTATGTGCCGCATCAAAAGAAAACAACTGAAAATCATTCACTCAGCTTGGATTCCGGGCTGATTTTTTATATGATAGAAAAGGAAAAAATGATTGAGAAAAGTTGTGATGACAAGTGAACGAATTAAAATTATCGAAACGATTGCAAACAGTAGCCGAGTACATACCGCATGGGGCGGTGATGGCCGATATCGGGTCTGATCATGCTTACCTTCCTTGTTATGCGGTGCTGAATCATAAAGCCAGCGGGGCAATTGCCGGAGAAATAACAAACGGCCCGTTTTTGTCCGCCAAGCGGCAGGTTGAAAAATCAGGCCTAGCCTCGCACATTTCTGTAAGGCAGGGAGACGGCCTGGAAGTGATTAAAAAAGGTGAAGCCGATGCGATTACGATTGCCGGAATGGGCGGATCTTTGATCGCGCAGATCTTAGAGGCGGGTAAAGACAAATTAACGGGAAAAGAACGGCTTATTTTACAGCCGAATATTCATGCTGTTCATATCAGGGAGTGGCTTTATCAGGAAGGGTATGCGCTGATAGATGAGGTGATCCTTGAAGAAGATGGAAAGTGCTATGAGGTGCTTGTCGCCGATGCGGGTGACCGGGATGCGGCTTATGGCGGTATTTCTTTATCAGCCGGAATGCTCGTCGGCCCTTTCTTGGCTAAAGAAAAGAATGCTGTCTTTTTGAAAAAATGGACACAAGAGCTTCAGCACACACAAGGCATTTATGAGCAGATCAGCCGAGCTGCAGCAACAGAGCAAAATAAACAAAAATTAAAGGAGCTCGCCGATCGAATGGAGCTGCTAAAGGAGGTTATTAATCATGGATAAAACTGTAAATGGGCAGCGGGTCATCCAGCTGTTTGAACAATTTTCCCCGAAAGCCTATGCAGTTGAAGGCGATAAAATCGGCTTGCAAATCGGCACCTTAAACAAACCGATTAAAAATGTGATGGTTACGCTTGATGTGTTGGAGAGCGTTATAAATGAAGCCATTGAAAAAGAGGTTGATTTGATTATTGCTCACCATCCTCCTATTTTCAGGCCGCTAAAACATATATCAACAGACCAGCCGGCCGGAAGGTTAATTGAAAAGTGTTTGAAGCATGATATCGCTGTTTACGCAGCTCATACAAATTTAGACGTTGCGGACGGCGGCGTGAATGATTTGCTTGCTGAAGCATTAGAGCTGAGAGAGACGGAGGTACTGGCGCCTACTTATACTGATCCTCTGAAAAAGCTGGCCGTATATGTGCCGAAGGAATATGAAGAGCAGGTCAGAGCGGCGCTCGGAAACGCGGGAGCCGGCCATATCGGCGAATACAGCCATTGTGCGTTTTCGTCTGAGGGAATCGGCAGCTTTAAGCCATTGGACGGCGCTGAGCCTTTTATCGGTGAGGTAGGAGAGCTTGAGCTTGTTCATGAAGTTAGGCTGGAGACTGTGTTTCCTAAAAGCATCGAAAAAGCTGTTATAAAAGCAATGATAAAAAGCCATCCATATGAAGAAGTCGCTTACGATATCTATCCTGTCGAGCAGTCTCCTGCTGAAAAAGGGCTTGGCCGTGTCGGAACACTTAAAAATGAGATGACGCTTAAGGAATTCGCTTTATTCGTGAAAAACAAGCTTGACGTCAATGGCGTCAGAATGGTGGGTGAAGCGGACAGCATGGTGAAGAAGGTGGCTGTTCTTGGCGGAGATGGCAACAAGTATATTCATCATGCGAAACGAAAGGGCGCCGATGTTTACGTCACAGGAGATTTATACTTCCATGTGGCTCATGATGCGATGATGCTTGGCCTGAATGTTGTTGATCCGGGCCATTACGCGGAAAAAGTTATGAAAGAAGGCGTCACGAGAAAACTAACATCAATGTGCAAAGATCAAAAGCTGAACGTGAATATCTTTGTTTCTGAAACAGATACAAATCCATTTGCATTTCTATAAAAAAACTGAGGCTTATTCAGCCTCAGTTTTTTGCTTTTACTTTCGGGAGTATTTTTTTGAGCGGTATATTGTGTTCAGTTGTCCAAGTTGATGGATCTTCATGATCAAACTGCTCCAGAAAGCGAATGACTTCTTTTGTAATCGGCGTTGGTGTTGAAGCCCCCGCAGTAACGGCGACGGTATGAACGCCTTTCAGCCATTCGAGCTTTAATTCGCTCAAATCGCCGATTCGGTATGCTTTTGTGCCGGCTATTTCCTCCGACACTTGAGCGAGCCTATTTGAATTGTTGCTTTTCGGGTCGCCGACAACGATTGTTAGGTCCGCTTTCTTCGCCTGTTCTGATACAGCTTCCTGCCGCACCTGGGTAGCCAGGCAAATCTCTTGGTGATATTCGACATGAGGATATTTCTCTTTGACAAGCTCCATAATGTCGTGAACATCCCATTGAGACATTGTTGTTTGATTGGTCACGATCAATTTTTCTGCTTGGATATCAAGATTTTTCACATCTTCTTCGGTTTCAACTAAGTGAACGATCTCAGGCGCTACACCAACCGCTCCTTCAGGCTCTGGATGCCCTTTTTTGCCGACATAGATGACGTGATAACCTTTGTCTTTCATATCTAGAATTAAATTGTGGGTTTTCGTCACATCCGGACATGTAGCATCAATTGCGACTAATCCTCTTTCTTCGGCGATTTTTCTGACCTCAGGAGAAACACCGTGAGCAGTGAAAATCACAGTGCCTTTGTCAACCTGTTTCAGGATATCCAGACGATTAGAGCCGTCTAATGTAAAGATTCCTTCCTCTTCAAACGCATCAGTGACGTGTTTATTATGAACAATCATCCCGAGGATATAGATGGGTCTTGGCAAGCTCTTATCAAGTGACGCGTTTTTGGCAATGACCATAGCATCAACAACGCCATAGCAATAGCCGCGCGGTGATATTTTAATTACGTCCATTTTTGGTTATCCTCCAATACTGAAGTGAGTAAAAGCAATATAAAAAGCCGTAATCAAACGGCTCTATTCTTGCATTCTTCTGATCTCATTATAGCCAATCTTACTTCAGATATCAAAGAATGTTAAATATATAATCTCGGCTTTGAACTGCCTGATCTTCTCTTTGAAGAAGGAGGGGCAGTTTTATTTTTCTTCGGGGCAGATGTTTTTGATTCTTGCTCTTCACTGTCAGGTTTTTTAGATTTCATGGGGAGAGAAGAACCTTTTTGCTTTGATTTTTTGTCATCGTCTGAGGTCTTTCCTTCAGCCTTGTTCTCTGTTTCTGAGATATCTTCCGCATCTGTTTGTTTTTCATGATCCTCGTTGCTCTCTGTATCATCACTTTTACTTAATTGGCTGTACAGCTTCATCATTGCCGGCAGGTTACGGACTAACGGGCCGTACTGCTGGATCATAGGGGTGACTTGCTGCGCCATGCCAAGCACTTTTTGCACATTCCCGAGCATACTGGATAAAGATGAAGGGTTGGCGATATTTTGAATCCCTTGGAGACCTGCTCCTCCGCTCGCTGCTGCGCCTGCTCCAGGAACTCCGGCGCTGCCAGCGCCTCCTCCGCCGGGCAAAAACCTTGACAGCATTCCTTTTAAGCCCCCGCCTGCACCTGCACTATTTCTCGTCCCGGCATTTGCCTGAGGAAGAAATGGTCCTGATTGCTGAAAACCTTGCTGCTGTCCAAATGAAGGTCTGCGCATATTAGGCGGTCTCCTGCCCATCATTTGCTGATTTGGCATGGGGCGGGGCGGTCCGGGCTGTTGATAATTTCTCATCGGCTGCTGTGGTGAAAACATACTTGTACCTCCTTTCAGCTCTCTCTGCTATTAGAATATGCATGTGCTTCGGTATTTGCTTAACATAACCGAATAAAACAAAAGCCTTGCAACCGTGGTGTTTTTAAGCGAAATCGGGTATAATGTAATGATGGATACATAATGTCCGCTTTAAGGAGCTGGGAAAAATGAAAGAAACGAAATTTGAACTATATGAATTGAAACCGTTTATTATAGATGCAGTACATCGCCTTGGTTTTTACGAACCGACAGATATTCAGAAAAGGCTGATTCCTGCAGTGTTAAAAAAAGAAAGTGTCATCGGCCAGTCACAGACGGGAACCGGAAAGACGCACGCTTATTTACTGCCTTTATTAAACAAAATCGATCCTGCGAAAGATGTCGTTCAGGTTGTCGTCACCGCTCCGACAAGAGAGCTTGCCAACCAGATTCATCAGGAAGCGCTTAAAATTACCCAAGGTGAAGAAGGCGCCCAGATTCGCTCGAAATGTTTTATCGGAGGCACAGATAAACAGAAATCGATTGATAAACTGAAGACACAGCCGCACCTTGTCGTCGGTACACCCGGCCGGATTGCCGATTTAATCAAAGAACAGGCGTTAAGTGTTCATAAAGCGGAATCGCTCGTCATTGATGAAGCGGATTTGATGCTGGACATGGGGTTCATTGCAGATGTGGATTACATTGGTTCCCGCATGCCTGAGGATTTGCAGATGCTTGTGTTCTCAGCGACCATTCCGGAAAAGCTGAAACCATTTTTGAAAAAGTATATGGAAAATCCGAAATACGCCCACGTGGAGCCAAAACAGGTGACTGCCGCGAAAATCGAGCATATTCTCATTCCCTCGAAACATCGTGACAAGGACAAGCTCCTTTTTGACATCATGTCCCATTTGAATCCTTACCTGGGCATTGTGTTTGCCAATACGAAAAACACGGCTGACCATATTGCTCAATATCTGACTGGCAAGGGCATGAAAATCGGCCTGCTGCATGGCGGATTAACGCCTCGTGAGCGGAAAAAAGTCATGAAACAGATTAATGATTTGGAATTCACTTATGTCATAGCAACTGACCTTGCTGCAAGAGGCATCGATATTAAAGGTGTCAGCCATGTGATCAACTATGAGCTGCCGGAGGACCTTGATTTCTATGTCCACCGTGTGGGCAGAACCGCTCGTGCCGGCTCATCAGGACAAGCGATGACCATTTACGAGATTTCTGATGAGGATGCATTAGCCAGACTTGAGAAAATGGGCATCGAATTTGATTATTTAGAGCTTGAAAAGGGCGAGTGGAAAAAAGGCGATGACCGCCAGCGCCGCAAGAAGCGCAAAAAAACGCCGAACGAAGCGGATGAAATGGCGCAGCGTCTCGTGAAAAAACCGAAGAAGGTAAAGCCTGGATATAAAAAGAAAATGAGCTATGAGATGGAGAAAATCAAGAAAAAACAGAGAAGAAACCAATCTAAAAAAAGAAAGTAGGGGAACCTGTTGTTGAGAATAGGCTCACACGTCTCTATGAGCGGGAAACATATGCTTCTGGCTGCAAGCCAGGAAGCTGCCTCTTATGGGGCGAACACGTTTATGATCTATACTGGCGCACCGCAAAATACGCGCCGAAAGAAAATTGAAGACTTAAATATAGAAGCTGGCCGGGCACACATGCAAGAAAACGGCATTGACGAGATTATCGTACATGCGCCTTATATTATTAATATTGGCAACACGACAAATCCGTCCACTTTTGAGCTGGGTGTCGATTTTCTTCGTTCTGAAATTGAACGGACAGCGGCCATCGGAGCGAAACAGATTGTCCTTCACCCAGGCGCTCACGTAGGAGCGGGAGCTGAGGCAGGCATCAAAAAAATTATTGAAGGATTAAACGAAGTAATTGATCCGAATCAAAATGTCCAGATTGCATTAGAAACAATGGCAGGAAAAGGATCAGAGTGCGGCAGAAGCTTTGAGGAGCTTGCACAGATTATCGATGGCGTTACACACAATGAGCTTCTGTCGGTATGCTTTGACACGTGCCATACACATGATGCCGGATATCAGATTGTTGAAGACTTTGACGGCGTGCTAAATGAGTTCGATAAAATCGTCGGCATTGACCGTATAAAAGTGCTTCATATTAATGACAGCAAAAATGTCAAAGGCGCGAGAAAAGACCGCCATGAAAACATCGGCTTTGGTGAAATCGGATTTGAGGCACTGCAGTATGTGGTTCACCATGAGCAGTTAAAAGACATTCCAAAAATCCTTGAAACACCGTATGTCGGTGAAGATAAAAAGAATAAGAAGCCGCCATACCGCTTTGAGATTGACATGCTGAAAGAAAAACAATTTGATGACAATTTGCTCGAAAAAATTTTACAGCAATAAAAAATGGGGGATAGGTCCCCCATTTTTTAGCTTGTGAATTGTTTGAATAGTTCATTAACGGTTTGAGCTGTTTCTTTTGATGTAATGGCCTCTACCTGTTTCAGCAGCCGCATTCGTTCATTCTCATTAAAAATGTTCACATTTTTCCCGTATAACAGGTTTGCTACTTCAATGGCTTGCGGTCTTGTCAAACTGATTCCGTATTGTTTTGAGTACTTCAGCAAATCGTCAGCAGTAGCCTGATTAAGGCGCTGCAAAATAATTCTTTGAAATAAAATCATCGATCGTTCCACCTCCAGACTTAATGTATGGCCAATCATCAAAATGTGTCAGTGTTTAGTGGTAAAATAGATTTATAATTATTTAATATCATTATTTCAGGAAAGGAGATTTTATGACCCCAACCAAACAACATAAGAGAGAAACATTTTCCCGCTTTATGTTCAGGGTCTTCATGATTCTGGCAGGAGCTGCATCTGCGGCTGTTAGCATTGAATTATTTTTAATCCCCAACAATTTTATTGATGGCGGAATTATTGGTGTATCACTTATTTTAGACTACCTCTTTATGTCAACGCCCGTTCTGAATTTCGCTATATTTGTTGTCATTTTAAATATTCCTTTTATGATCTTCGGGTATAAATATATCGGTAAGACCTTCCTTGTCTCAACGATGATTGGAATTGTCGGGCTTGCCGTTATTGAATCCTCGCTTCACCATGTGGAAGCCATTACAACTCAGCCTATTTTGGCAACTGTGTTCGGAGGTCTTTTACTCGGCTTTGGTGTCGGGCTCGTTATTCGAAACGGAGGTTCAATGGACGGCACAGAAATTCTTGGGATTTTGCTGACGAAAAAACTGCCCTTTTCAGTAGGTGAGTTCGTTATGCTCATCAATGTATTCATTTTCATTTGGGCTGGTTTTGTGTTCGGCCCTGAGCAAGCGATGTACTCTTTCATGACTTACTATATTGCGATGAAAACCATTGATGCCG
The Bacillus vallismortis genome window above contains:
- a CDS encoding deoxyribonuclease IV, whose protein sequence is MLRIGSHVSMSGKHMLLAASQEAASYGANTFMIYTGAPQNTRRKKIEDLNIEAGRAHMQENGIDEIIVHAPYIINIGNTTNPSTFELGVDFLRSEIERTAAIGAKQIVLHPGAHVGAGAEAGIKKIIEGLNEVIDPNQNVQIALETMAGKGSECGRSFEELAQIIDGVTHNELLSVCFDTCHTHDAGYQIVEDFDGVLNEFDKIVGIDRIKVLHINDSKNVKGARKDRHENIGFGEIGFEALQYVVHHEQLKDIPKILETPYVGEDKKNKKPPYRFEIDMLKEKQFDDNLLEKILQQ
- a CDS encoding DUF2624 domain-containing protein, with translation MILFQRIILQRLNQATADDLLKYSKQYGISLTRPQAIEVANLLYGKNVNIFNENERMRLLKQVEAITSKETAQTVNELFKQFTS
- the trmK gene encoding tRNA (adenine(22)-N(1))-methyltransferase TrmK, encoding MADIGSDHAYLPCYAVLNHKASGAIAGEITNGPFLSAKRQVEKSGLASHISVRQGDGLEVIKKGEADAITIAGMGGSLIAQILEAGKDKLTGKERLILQPNIHAVHIREWLYQEGYALIDEVILEEDGKCYEVLVADAGDRDAAYGGISLSAGMLVGPFLAKEKNAVFLKKWTQELQHTQGIYEQISRAAATEQNKQKLKELADRMELLKEVINHG
- a CDS encoding Nif3-like dinuclear metal center hexameric protein is translated as MDKTVNGQRVIQLFEQFSPKAYAVEGDKIGLQIGTLNKPIKNVMVTLDVLESVINEAIEKEVDLIIAHHPPIFRPLKHISTDQPAGRLIEKCLKHDIAVYAAHTNLDVADGGVNDLLAEALELRETEVLAPTYTDPLKKLAVYVPKEYEEQVRAALGNAGAGHIGEYSHCAFSSEGIGSFKPLDGAEPFIGEVGELELVHEVRLETVFPKSIEKAVIKAMIKSHPYEEVAYDIYPVEQSPAEKGLGRVGTLKNEMTLKEFALFVKNKLDVNGVRMVGEADSMVKKVAVLGGDGNKYIHHAKRKGADVYVTGDLYFHVAHDAMMLGLNVVDPGHYAEKVMKEGVTRKLTSMCKDQKLNVNIFVSETDTNPFAFL
- the cshB gene encoding DEAD-box ATP-dependent RNA helicase CshB, whose protein sequence is MKETKFELYELKPFIIDAVHRLGFYEPTDIQKRLIPAVLKKESVIGQSQTGTGKTHAYLLPLLNKIDPAKDVVQVVVTAPTRELANQIHQEALKITQGEEGAQIRSKCFIGGTDKQKSIDKLKTQPHLVVGTPGRIADLIKEQALSVHKAESLVIDEADLMLDMGFIADVDYIGSRMPEDLQMLVFSATIPEKLKPFLKKYMENPKYAHVEPKQVTAAKIEHILIPSKHRDKDKLLFDIMSHLNPYLGIVFANTKNTADHIAQYLTGKGMKIGLLHGGLTPRERKKVMKQINDLEFTYVIATDLAARGIDIKGVSHVINYELPEDLDFYVHRVGRTARAGSSGQAMTIYEISDEDALARLEKMGIEFDYLELEKGEWKKGDDRQRRKKRKKTPNEADEMAQRLVKKPKKVKPGYKKKMSYEMEKIKKKQRRNQSKKRK
- the cccA gene encoding cytochrome c550, with the protein product MKWNPLIPFLLIAVLGIGLTFFLAVKGLDDSREIASGGESKSAEKEHANASPEDIYKANCITCHGENYEGVSGPSLKGIGDKKDVAEIKTKIEKGGNGMPSGLVPPDKLDDMAEWVSKIK
- a CDS encoding YqfQ family protein, which encodes MFSPQQPMRNYQQPGPPRPMPNQQMMGRRPPNMRRPSFGQQQGFQQSGPFLPQANAGTRNSAGAGGGLKGMLSRFLPGGGGAGSAGVPGAGAAASGGAGLQGIQNIANPSSLSSMLGNVQKVLGMAQQVTPMIQQYGPLVRNLPAMMKLYSQLSKSDDTESNEDHEKQTDAEDISETENKAEGKTSDDDKKSKQKGSSLPMKSKKPDSEEQESKTSAPKKNKTAPPSSKRRSGSSKPRLYI
- a CDS encoding YitT family protein translates to MTPTKQHKRETFSRFMFRVFMILAGAASAAVSIELFLIPNNFIDGGIIGVSLILDYLFMSTPVLNFAIFVVILNIPFMIFGYKYIGKTFLVSTMIGIVGLAVIESSLHHVEAITTQPILATVFGGLLLGFGVGLVIRNGGSMDGTEILGILLTKKLPFSVGEFVMLINVFIFIWAGFVFGPEQAMYSFMTYYIAMKTIDAVIQGLDETKAVIIVSDQYDEISDAILHRLGRGTTKLKAIVFEVDHNAFITIMNTHETRGGKFKNAIH
- a CDS encoding 4-hydroxy-3-methylbut-2-enyl diphosphate reductase, which encodes MDVIKISPRGYCYGVVDAMVIAKNASLDKSLPRPIYILGMIVHNKHVTDAFEEEGIFTLDGSNRLDILKQVDKGTVIFTAHGVSPEVRKIAEERGLVAIDATCPDVTKTHNLILDMKDKGYHVIYVGKKGHPEPEGAVGVAPEIVHLVETEEDVKNLDIQAEKLIVTNQTTMSQWDVHDIMELVKEKYPHVEYHQEICLATQVRQEAVSEQAKKADLTIVVGDPKSNNSNRLAQVSEEIAGTKAYRIGDLSELKLEWLKGVHTVAVTAGASTPTPITKEVIRFLEQFDHEDPSTWTTEHNIPLKKILPKVKAKN